In Cellulomonas wangsupingiae, the genomic window GCCCGGGCCCGCGTCGGGGCCGTTGCCGGAACCCGCGTCGGGGGCGGTGGTCTCGTCGCCACCCGGGACGGGGGCGGTGCTCGGGCCGGGTGTCGCACCGGGCGTCGGAGAGGCGCTCGTGCTCGTGCTCGGCGAGGCGCTCGGGGTCGGCGACGTGCACAGCGGACGGGTGACGGTGTTGGAGTCCAGCGTGACCGCGCCGTTGCGGGCGAGGACCCGGCCGTCGACCGTCGCCCCGGTGGTGAGCGTGATGGAGGTCAGCGCCAGGATCGTGCCGGTGAAATCGCTCCGGACGCCGAGCGTCGCAGAGCTGCCCACCTGCCAGTAGACGTTGCAGGCCTGGGCGCCACCGATCAGCTCGACCGCGCTGTCCGTCGCGGTGATCAGCGTCGACGGCGTCTGGAAGACGAACACCGCGTTCGGGTCGCCCTCGCCGTCCAGCGTCAGGGTGCCCGTGATCCCCAGCTCGCCGCCCGAGGAGTACACCCCCGACGTCAGCGTCAGCCCGCCGAGCTCGACGGGTGCCGCGAGCACGGGACCCTGCCCCGCGGCGGCGTCGTACGCGGTCACGAGGTCTCTCTTGGCCCGGTCCGCGACCTCGTCCGCGGCGTGGGTCGCCCCGGTCTGCGTGATCGAGCCCGCCCCGGAGATGGCCGGCGTGGGGAACGTGCCGATGTCG contains:
- a CDS encoding ice-binding family protein gives rise to the protein MKATTRGHTHTHPRTAALAAVAATVAVIVALASNAQAAPVPVPLATAGSFAILAGSGITNTGPTTVAGDIGTFPTPAISGAGSITQTGATHAADEVADRAKRDLVTAYDAAAGQGPVLAAPVELGGLTLTSGVYSSGGELGITGTLTLDGEGDPNAVFVFQTPSTLITATDSAVELIGGAQACNVYWQVGSSATLGVRSDFTGTILALTSITLTTGATVDGRVLARNGAVTLDSNTVTRPLCTSPTPSASPSTSTSASPTPGATPGPSTAPVPGGDETTAPDAGSGNGPDAGPGNDPGTGSGEDAASSPQVGRVPVGGVATGDGSSIDAGSTGDALHGAALLGGAVVAGAAGLRARRRLPTA